The stretch of DNA TTTGAGGAAGGCCGTGAAGCGGCTTGCCCATTTGATGGCCCCACGCCCATTGATGCAATCAACGTCGCCTTAATCGACGAGCTCTTTTACAAACCACTCAACCCATGAAGCAGGTTTTCAGTGTCCGTGATTTGGAAGAGATGCTGCGCGCCGGCAAAGATGTCCATGCGCTGCCGCAGGATGCATTGTTGACGCCCTCAGCGCGTGACTTCCTGCTGGACCTTGCCAAGGACAACGGGGGTTTTGACGCAAGAAAGCCTGAGACGGCCACGCCGCGCAATCCAGTCATCGCTCCTTCCTCGAAAAGCTCAAAAGCCGAGATCGAGGCCTTCTTCAAGTCTCCGCAAATTAACGACCTGAAGCTCCAGATTTGCGATATTGGCCGCCGCCTCTGGCAGCGTGCGTACGTGGATGGCAATGGCGGTAACATCGCGATCCGAGTAAGCGATGACATCGCGCTTTGCACCCCCACGCTGGTCTCCAAAGGTTTCATGAAACCGGAAGACATGTGCTTGGTGGACCTCGAAGGCAACCAACTCTGTGGTGAGAAAAAGCGCACGAGCGAAATTCTCATGCACCTGCAAATAATGAAGCGGCAGCCGCGCGCGGTAGCCACGGTTCATTGCCACCCGCCCTATAGCACCGGCTTTGCGGTGGCGGGTATTCAACCGCCCACCTGCATGATTCCGGAATTCGAGGTGTTCGCCTCGGTGGCCATTGCCCCGTATCGCACGCCCGGCACACCGGAGATGGGCAAGCTGGTTGCCGACCTTGTCGATAAACATAACACCATCCTCATGGCCAACCACGGGGTGGTCACCTGGAGCCACAACAACCTCGAGGACGCCTACTTTAAAATGGAGATTCTCGAGGCCTACTGCCGCACAGTCGTTGTTGCCTCCCAATTAGGGAAACCCGTCAACACCATGACTCCTGCCCAATTGCAGGACCTGCTTAAAATCAAACAAAGCCTCGGCATACCCGACCCACGGTTTGGCCTGAAAGAATGCGAACTGTGCGACAACGAGGGCTGGCGTCCCGGCGTGACCTGCGCACTGCAGGCCCACAACGGCGGGCAAGACACTGCGGTCACGCCGCCTGACCCTGCCGCCGAGGCCCTTATCCAAACCATTACCGATCAGATCATGTCCGGCCTCACGCCCGGTCACAAGTAACCGCGAATTTTTTATGAAAATCACCATTATCGGCGGCGGAGGCCGGGTTGGCTCGTGCGCAGCCTATGCCCTGCAGTGCGAAGGACTGATGGCCGAGCTGCAAATTCTTGACGCCAATAAAGACCTCATGGAAGGCGAGGCCCTTGATTTGCTTCATGGCTCGGCATTTGCCGGCGATCAAAAAATCTACCCCGGCGATTACGCGCGCGCTGCGGATAGTGACTTGTTCCTGATCACCGCTGGCCTGCGCCGTAAACCGGATGAATCGCGGCTGGACCTCATCAACCGCAATGTAACCCTTTTCCTGCAGATTCTCGACAGCATCAAATCCGCAGGGATGCGGCCCGATGCCCACGTCCTGGTTGTGTCAAACCCAGTGGATATCCTTACCCACTTGGCTGTACGAAAGCTGGGGTTGCCTTGGCAGCAGGTCTATGGCCTGGGCACCATGCTCGATACCTGCCGCTTCAGCTCGTTTATCGCCGACGAACTCAAGCTGGCTCCTACCCAGGTCAAAGCCCTCATCCTGGGCGAGCACGGCGATTCCATGGTGCCCATTTGGTCCAGCGCAACCGTCAATGGCTTGCCCTTGTCCGGCTTGCCCGAGTGCACCCCCGGCTTTCAGAATGCCGTCTTCGAGCGGACCAAAGGCAGCGGGGCGGAGGTGATTAAGAAAAAGGGGGGCGCCGGTTGGGCGGTCGGAGTTGCCATTCGCGAAGTGGTTCACACGGTCCTATTGAACAAAAAATCCCTTCTTCCGGTTTCAAGCCTGGCGCAAGGGGTGTATGGGATTGATAAGATTTGCTTGAGCTTGCCCTCTGTGTTGGGCCGCAAGGGCATTGAACGACAGGTCGAACTCAAGCTGTGGCCCAAGGAACAAATGGCATTGCAGCAATCCGCCCGCGCCTTGAAAGAGACGCTCGCAAAGGCCGGCGCCTGATCCGCTGGTTTGCCGGCCCATGAAATCCCTCGATGCCAAATTGGCGCAAATAAGAGCCAACCCGGCAACGACGGCCTTCATCATCGCCGATGCCAAAGATGCCGACATGGCATTCGGAACCCGGGCTCCGGGCCCGCGCGCTTATCTCTCCAAACGCGGAGAGCGGCCAGCGCGCTTCTCGCCGGAAATCTGGAGCCGAGCGGATTACGGCTACCGAAACCTGCCGGAGTTTTTGGACATCATCCGTGAGGTGGTTCACCAGGGGGTGATCGACATCCTGCTCATGTCGGCATACGTCAACGAGCAACTCACAATCAAGGAAGGTCTCTTTCGCAGTTCCCATGTCACTCCCGCCGCCCGCGCCAACGACGCCACCGATGTCTGGGCTGTGCGCCACGGCTGCTATACCGCTGAACCGGCGCAACCTTTTCGCACCGCCACCATTGATCACATTCAATGCGGCAAAATCGAGTGCGACCGTTCCGCCGAGAGTTTTCCAGGCGCCAATCTCGGTCTCTACTCGGTCACGTTCGTCAACAACCTCGAACAAGACCGGGAAACCCTCCTTGCTTTCAAAGAATTCCGCGAAGAAGCCGAGCGGAAAAACTTCCGTTATTTCCTGGAAGTCTTTGACCCGAATATCGCCAGTGGGATTCCTGCGGAAAAACTGGGCGAGTTCATTAATGACAATATCCTGCGCAGCCTGGCCGGCGTGCCGGAGTCCGGGCGGCCACTGTTTCTGAAGATTGTCTATCACGGCCCGCGGGCGATGGAGGAGTTGGCCCAGTACGACCCCAATCTCATTGTCGGCATTCTGGGCGGAAGCGCCGGCACGACTTACGACGCCTTTAAGCTAATTCATGAGGCGCAGAAATACGGGGCGCGGGTCGCCCTGTTTGGGCGCAAGATCAACAATGCCGAACATCAACTGGCTTTTATCGAGATGCTGCGCCTGATCACCGACGGCAAACTTTCTCCTGAAGAGGCGGTGCGGGCTTATCACGGCGTGTTGGAAGCCAAAAACATCAAACCCAAGTTGCCGCTGGAACAGGACCTCGAATTGACCGATGCGGCCATGAGTTATCGCGCCAATCGAAACGCCCGAACCCTCGTCAGCCTTTCTACGAACCGCTTACCGGCCGCGGCATCGAATACGACAGAGCGCAGCAACCTGCGCGCGACCGGCGCGGCCAATCGAGCCAAAATGGCCGACAACTCCTGGCCAAAAAAAACCGACGGCTCTCCCGACTTCGATAAAATGGATACGCACCAGCGCCGCGCTTACGATCACCACCGTTTAACCCGCAAATTTGGCTGAACCGTTTCCAAAAGCTTGCGTTCAGGCTAAAAGATGGGACATTTCTCTGACTTCGATGAGTAGCGAGCAACCGATAGAACTCGAAGGCACCATCGCCACTGTCTTGCCGGGAACGATGTTTCGGGTCAAGCTGGACAATGCGCACGAGGTGCTGGCTCATCTCTCGGGTAAGATGCGCAAGCACTTCGTCCGTCTGACCGTTGGTGATCGTGTCCGGCTCGAAATGTCCCCTTACGACCTGAGCAAGGCCCGCATTACTTATCGCCTCCGTTGATGGGGTGAGGTCCCCATATCCGTAAAAGGTCCTAAAATTGAAAGATAGCGTTTCGCCAAGGGGGGAATTGCGAGTTGTTGTTGGAAAAGCGGCGGCATCTTCGAGGTGTCGCCGCTTTGATCATAATTCATCCTTCTTCCTTCATACTTTCGCGTTTATAGTGGCGCAGCCGTGATAAATCCTGCCGGGACATCACCCGAATCGTTGACTGCGGGCTCCGCTGCGCCCTCGCGTGATCCGTATGCGGTGCTGCGCAACCGCGACCTGCTGCTGTACCTGGTTGGCCGGTTCATGTCCTCATTGGGCCAGCAGATGCTGACTGTTGCGGTGGGCTGGGAACTTTACGAGCGCACCAATTCCGCATTGGCTCTGGGTTTGGTGGGGTTGACTCAAATGGTTCCGATGATCCTGTTCACGTTACCGGCTGGTCATGTGGCCGACAATCATGATCGCAAACGCATCATCGTTCTAATGACCTTTCTCATTGGCCTCGCCAGCCTGGGGCTGACCTGGATTTCGAGCCGGCACGCTGACGTTTTTTGGATTTATTTCTGCCTCTTTGTTGCCGGCACGGCCCGCACCTTTTTATGGCCGGCCAGTTCCGCTTTCCTGCCTCATCTGGTTTCCCGCCAGCAGTTCTCAAAAGCCGTCACTTGGAGCAGCGGCAGCTTCCAGCTTTCATCCGTGGTGGGTCCTGCGGCGGGCGGCGCCCTCATCGCAGCCACTCACAGTGCAGCCCCGGTTTACGCCGCCAATGCCGCCGCCTCACTATTATGCCTGACTCTCATTAGCCTCGTCAGCCGAAGCCATGTGGTGGCCATCAAAGAGAAAATGACCCTCAAAAACCTGATCGTTGGCTTCAACTTTGTCTTTTCCAACCCGATCATCCTGGGAACAATTACGCTGGACCTTTTTGCCGTGCTCCTGGGCGGCGCCACGGCACTATTGCCGGTTTATGCCAAGGACATCCTGCGCGCCGGCCCGAGGGGGCTTGGCTTTTTGCAAGCGGCTTTGCCTTTGGGTTCTCTGGTCTGCGCGCTATTCCTGGCTCACAGGCGTCCGCTTCAGAAAGCCGGCAGGACCATGCTCTGGGCGGTTGCTATCTTCGGGCTGACCACAATCGTATTTGGCTTTTCGCGCTGGTTCTGGTTGTCGATGCTGATGCTCTTTGTCTGCGGGGCTGTGGATAACATCAGCGTCGTTGTCCGGCACACCCTGGTGCAACTGCTTACTCCTGATGAAAAGCGCGGGCGCGTCTCGGCCGTCAATAGCCTGTTCATCGGGACCTCCAATGAGTTAGGCGGTTTCGAGTCGGGCACCGTTGCCTACTGGTTGGGACCGGTCTTCTCGGTGGTCTCGGGAGGGATCGGGACGGTGTTGGTGGTTATCGCCGTAGCCGTGCTCTGGCCGCAAATCCGCGCCTACGGGCGATTGGACGCCGGGTAGCAAACGACCCTTAACCGGGTGATTCAGGAATCCCTGTTCGCGTCTGTTCCGCCCTGGGCATTTTCGACCAATTCCTTGATCCGCTGGGCGTCAGCTTTTCGATGTCCATGGCTCGCCAGCGGATCGCTTCCGCCGGAGGACTCGACTAAAATATCCGACCAGATGATGCCGGTCTTGATATGGACAGACGCCACTTTGCTAATGCTGATCGTCATCTCGTCCTGGTTGAACCAGGAGCGCTTGCGCCTTGTAACGGCCTTATCGGTCACCTCAATAACAGTGGGGAAGAGGAAATTGCCTCTCGTCCAACGGCTGGCCTTGAAAATCTCTTCTGGCATAAGGCGGTTCCGCAGCTTGGCCGACCGATGGCCTTTCGCCGCGTCGGGGGCTGCTTTGGACTGTCAGAGTAGGGTGGAGAGCGCGGAGATGTCAACCAGAGCGATTTGTTTGTTTGTCACCAAAACGCTGGCTCCCGCTTGCGCCATCCCGCGCGAAGCGTCGTGGACTGAGCCAGTCCTGCTCTAATGCCTACCCGTACCTAGGCCACCAAGGCGAGGAGGAGCAAGAGCAAGAGTATGAGTATGAGTATGACATAGAGGCGGAGCGGACACTGGCGCAACAAGGCCGGACCGGGCATTTAACTCATGCAGCGCTGGGACGAAGCCCTGGCGCGCCGCCGCTGGCGCTTTTGGGCTGAGGTGATGTGCCCGCCCCTAATTTCATTGACCCTTCCGATGCCTTAGGCTTTTCTTTCCGTATGCATCGAGCCTCTGTTGTCCTTGACGCTATTTAATCTTATGAGCTCTCACCGAACACTCTCGCGCCGTTCTTTTCTCAAAACTCTTGGCATGGCCGCTGCGGCCGCACCGTTCGTCACCACGGGTTGGGCAGCCCGCTCACCGAACAGCGTGTTGCGCCACGCCAGCTTCGGCGCCAGCGGTATGGCTTGGGCTGACCTCAATGAGCTGACCAAGTTCAAGGCGCTAGAACTAGTCGCCGTCGCCGAAGTGGACCTGAACCGAACCGAGGAGCTGAAGAAAAAATTCCCCCAGACCAGGATTTATCAAGATTGGCGGGAGTTGCTTGACACCGAAGGCCACGGCATTGATTCGGTCAACGTGTCCACCCCAGACCACATGCACGCCGTCATGGGCATGAGCGCCATTCAACTGGGCAAGCACGTTTATGGCCAAAAACCCCTCGCCCACGATTTGCATGAGGTCCGCAAGCTCACTGAGGCGGCTGCCCGCAAGAAAGTGGTCACGCAAATGGGAATCCAAATCCATGCGACCAGCGATTACCAACTCGCTACGATACTGGTTCAATCCGGGGCCATCGGCAAAATCAAGGAAGTCCACTCCTGGTGCCCCAAATCCTGGGGCGACCCCACGCCCCGCCCGGACCGCTCGGACCCGGTGCCCCAAGGCTTCGACTGGAAACTGTGGCTGGGGGTATGCACCGAGCGGCCCTTCCTCGGCGAGGCCTATTATCACCCGGCCAACTGGCGAAAACGTCTCGACTTCGGCACCGGGACGTTCGGGGACATGGGCTGTCACATCTTTGACCCGGTATTCGATGCCCTGCAACTCTCGGCGCCGCTCTCGGTGCGTTCGAGCGGAGTAGCCCCCAACCAATGGAACTGGGCCATGGATTCGCACATCGAATATATTTTCCCGGGCACATCCTTCACGGCCGAACCCCAGGTGATACTGACTTGGTATGACGGGGGAGCCAAACCACCTGCCGAAATCCTGGCTCTGTTGGAGGGAGACGAACGACCGAATACCGGCTCGATCTTCGTTGGAACCCAGGGCACGCTGGTCTTGCCGCACGTCTCACGCCCATTGCTCTATCCTGATAAAAAGTTCAAAGACCTGAAATTTCCTGAAGTCGAGTCGCGTGATCATTGGGGCGAGTTCGTTAAGGCCTGTTTGGGGCGCGACCGGACGCTGGCAAATTTTGGTTACGCCGGACCATTGACTGAGTCAGTGCTGCTAGGAGGTGTGGCTTCTCGATTCCCGAACACCACGTTGCGCTGGAACCCCACCCGGCTAGAATTCGACTTGACCGCAGCCAACCGGTTCATCCGGCGTGAGTACCGGCCTGGCTGGGGCGTTAAAGGCTTGAGTTGGAGTGTGTAAGCCTTGAACTCAAATCGTTACACCGCTGTCACCCCGATGTCACATTCCCGTGATTGTTCGCGCCGCAGCCCCATGTTATTGCATCCGGTGGTGAGATCCAAAATCCTCGTGATCGATGACGAGCCTGAGGCGGTCGAGTTGGTCGAGTTTAATCTCGCCCAGGCAGGCTTTGATGTCCTCAAGGCAACCGATGGCGCCGAGGCCCTCAAAAAGGCCCACGCCATGATTCCGAGCTTGATCATTTTGGATTTGATGCTGCCTGAAATCGATGGATTGGAGGTATGCAAAATCCTCCGGCGCGATACGGCAACCGCTGCTATTCCGATTGTGATGGTGACCGCCAAGGCTGCCGAAATTGATCGTATCTTGGGGTTGGAACTGGGCGCCGACGAATATATCTGCAAACCGTTCAGCCCCCGCGAATTGGTCTTGCGCGTTAAAAAGCTGCTGCAACGCACCCAGGCCGCAACCGCAGAACCGGACCTGCACAGATTTGGCGAACTGGTGATTGATCCCCCCCGGCACCTGGTCAGTTGGCGGGGCAAGCAGATCGAGTTAACAGCCACGGAATTCAAGCTGCTTTTGCTCCTGGCCCAAAGACGCGGCCGGGTGCAGTCTCGCGAGCAACTGCTGCGCGATGTCTGGGAATATAACAACCTTATTGATACTCGCACGGTGGATACTCATATGCGCCGGTTGCGTGAAAAGCTTGGGCCTGCGGCAAAATTCCTCGATACCGTGCGCGGTGTAGGCTATCGTTTCCTTGAGGCCTAGCAGCCGAAGGGCGCATTTCGGGCTGTGGACCTCGGACTTTCTATGCTATGGCCTATTGTGACCATGGTCCTGGCGCTGGCGCTGCTGGTCCTGAACGGCTGGTGGCGGGCGCGCTTTGAACGCGCCCAACGAACCGCCGCAAAGGAACTCGAACGGCTCCGCCGCTCTCAGGCCCAGTCCACTCTCGAGGTCCAGACCCGCCAGGAAGCTCTCTTCAACAGCATGGCCGAAGGACTCCTGCTCCTGGATCAGGGCGGTCGTGTGCAACTGGCAAACCGCGCCGTTACGGCCTTATTTGGGATCACCAATGACATCCGCTCTCGCACGATTATGGAGGCGCTGCGCCTGCACGAACTGGCCGAGTTGGTCGAGTTTCTGGGGCCGCGAAGGCAAGTGCTGGGTTTTGAGCTGAAGCTGGCGCGCCCTACCGAGCGCTGGCTGCAGGTCAATGGGGCAGCTATCTTTAACGGGGCCGGAAAAAGACAAGGCACTATTCTTGTTTTCCACGATTTGACCCGCCTCAAGCGCCTGGAAAGTTCGCGCCAGGACTTCGTTGCAAACGTCAGCCATGAATTGCGCACCCCGCTCTCCCTCATTAAGGGTTACGTTGAAACCCTGCTGGATGGGGCCAAGGACAACCCGGTGGTGGCCAATAAATTCCTGCAGACTATCGATCGCAACGCGGAGCGATTAAAGCTCTTGATCGAGGATTTGCTCACCATCTCGGAATTGGAATCGGGCCGCATCCAGCTCAATCTCCAGACCATCCCCTTAAAGCCCCTGGTTGCCAAGGTCCTGAGCGATTTCAAATCCCGTGCCCAGGCCAGGCAGACCAGCCTGGTGGACAATGTTCCAGACATGCAGATTCGGGCCGATGCGGACCGGCTCGAACAGGTCTTGTGTAACTTGATTGACAACGCGATCAAGTACGGTCGGTCGGCGGGGACCGTCACCGTAAGCGCCCGGGCTCTTGGTGACGCCCAAATCGAGGTGTGTGTCCAGGACGACGGTCCGGGAATCCCCCCTGACTCCATCGAACGTGTGTTCGAGCGGTTTTATCGAGTTGATAAGGCCCGCTCCCGCGAACAAGGCGGCACAGGGCTGGGCTTATCCATCGTAAAACATATCGTGCAAAGCCATAGCGGGCGAGCCTGGGCAAGGAGCCAGCTTGGTCAAGGGGCCTCGTTCTACTTTACACTTCCAGACAGCGAGGGATTACAGGAACGCGGACTCCCGGAAAGCTCGTCCCTCCGGGAAGGCAGAGTTGCACAAGGCTCTGAACTTCCCCAATTGAGAAATGAGGCCCGAGGGCTTGCTCAGAACGCCGGAGTTGGGCAAGTTAAGCCTATCACACAATGAACCGACGCCAATTCCTGCACACCGGCGCTTCGCTTGCCGCCATCGCATTTACATCCCAGGCAGCGCCGCACCATTCCGCAACCGAAGCCCCCTTCGACTCCAGCGGGGCACAGGCACCTCCGCTGGGCCACCCCATCCTCAGCGGTTCGGGCGAGTTTCGCTTCGAGTTCGTACCAGACAAGCTCATGCTTCCACCCGATGTGAAGATGAAAAACGGGCATGGCCTCTGCCGGGATGCCCAGGGCAACATCTATTTCACCTACGAACCGGAAAGCCTTGAGGACCAGACCCGCTCACTGGTGCGCTTTGCGCCGGATGGAACCAACCCAGTGTTGCTGGGAGCCGACAACGCCCTGGCCCGAGGCGTGCCGCACGGCCTGAATATTGCCGTCGAACCGGATGGCCGGGCCGTGCTGTATCACGCCAACAATGATGCCACTGTCCATAAGACCACTCTCGAAGGCCAGGTGCTTTGGACCCAGAAATGGAGCCCTCAAATGGGCAATTACAAGCCCACCGATTCGGTTGCTTCGCCCGCCAACGACCGGGTCTTCGTTGCTGACGGTTATGGCAGCAGCATGGTCCACGCCCTCAAGACAGCCGATGGCGTCTATGCCGGCAAATCCTGGGGCGGCCTGGGTTCAGCCCATGGCGAGCTGAACTGCCCGCACGGAATCACCTACGATTCGAGGCGCAAGCTGCTGCTCACAGCCGACCGCGGCAACAAGCGGCTTGAGTATTTCACTTTGCGCGGGGCTTACCACAGCACGATCGAGGCGAAGGAAATCACCGCTCCCTGCAATGCGGACATTCGGGGGGATTACGTGCTGGTTCCTGACCTGGACGGGCCAATGATTATTTTAGACGGCGACAACAAGGTCGTATCGGTTATTGAAGTTGGCAAACTACTCGGACCACACGGCTTCCGCCATCCGCACGATGCGATCTGGCTCGAAAATGGGGACATCGCCGTCTGCACGTGGAATCCGGGCCGGCTGGGCTATTGGAAGCACCTGACCTCTTAAATCACCGTCCCATGCGGGAGCACGCCGCTTTTTGGAATAATGACAATCCCGTCGCGGATGTAATAACTGGGGTGGTCCACTTTTTCGGGTTTGCCTGCGGGGGAGATCACGACGTTATCGCCAATGCGCGCGTTTTTATCGACGATGGTGTTTTCGATG from Verrucomicrobiia bacterium encodes:
- a CDS encoding class II aldolase/adducin family protein → MKQVFSVRDLEEMLRAGKDVHALPQDALLTPSARDFLLDLAKDNGGFDARKPETATPRNPVIAPSSKSSKAEIEAFFKSPQINDLKLQICDIGRRLWQRAYVDGNGGNIAIRVSDDIALCTPTLVSKGFMKPEDMCLVDLEGNQLCGEKKRTSEILMHLQIMKRQPRAVATVHCHPPYSTGFAVAGIQPPTCMIPEFEVFASVAIAPYRTPGTPEMGKLVADLVDKHNTILMANHGVVTWSHNNLEDAYFKMEILEAYCRTVVVASQLGKPVNTMTPAQLQDLLKIKQSLGIPDPRFGLKECELCDNEGWRPGVTCALQAHNGGQDTAVTPPDPAAEALIQTITDQIMSGLTPGHK
- a CDS encoding Gfo/Idh/MocA family oxidoreductase encodes the protein MSSHRTLSRRSFLKTLGMAAAAAPFVTTGWAARSPNSVLRHASFGASGMAWADLNELTKFKALELVAVAEVDLNRTEELKKKFPQTRIYQDWRELLDTEGHGIDSVNVSTPDHMHAVMGMSAIQLGKHVYGQKPLAHDLHEVRKLTEAAARKKVVTQMGIQIHATSDYQLATILVQSGAIGKIKEVHSWCPKSWGDPTPRPDRSDPVPQGFDWKLWLGVCTERPFLGEAYYHPANWRKRLDFGTGTFGDMGCHIFDPVFDALQLSAPLSVRSSGVAPNQWNWAMDSHIEYIFPGTSFTAEPQVILTWYDGGAKPPAEILALLEGDERPNTGSIFVGTQGTLVLPHVSRPLLYPDKKFKDLKFPEVESRDHWGEFVKACLGRDRTLANFGYAGPLTESVLLGGVASRFPNTTLRWNPTRLEFDLTAANRFIRREYRPGWGVKGLSWSV
- the infA gene encoding translation initiation factor IF-1 — protein: MSSEQPIELEGTIATVLPGTMFRVKLDNAHEVLAHLSGKMRKHFVRLTVGDRVRLEMSPYDLSKARITYRLR
- a CDS encoding MFS transporter; translation: MINPAGTSPESLTAGSAAPSRDPYAVLRNRDLLLYLVGRFMSSLGQQMLTVAVGWELYERTNSALALGLVGLTQMVPMILFTLPAGHVADNHDRKRIIVLMTFLIGLASLGLTWISSRHADVFWIYFCLFVAGTARTFLWPASSAFLPHLVSRQQFSKAVTWSSGSFQLSSVVGPAAGGALIAATHSAAPVYAANAAASLLCLTLISLVSRSHVVAIKEKMTLKNLIVGFNFVFSNPIILGTITLDLFAVLLGGATALLPVYAKDILRAGPRGLGFLQAALPLGSLVCALFLAHRRPLQKAGRTMLWAVAIFGLTTIVFGFSRWFWLSMLMLFVCGAVDNISVVVRHTLVQLLTPDEKRGRVSAVNSLFIGTSNELGGFESGTVAYWLGPVFSVVSGGIGTVLVVIAVAVLWPQIRAYGRLDAG
- a CDS encoding ATP-binding protein produces the protein MLWPIVTMVLALALLVLNGWWRARFERAQRTAAKELERLRRSQAQSTLEVQTRQEALFNSMAEGLLLLDQGGRVQLANRAVTALFGITNDIRSRTIMEALRLHELAELVEFLGPRRQVLGFELKLARPTERWLQVNGAAIFNGAGKRQGTILVFHDLTRLKRLESSRQDFVANVSHELRTPLSLIKGYVETLLDGAKDNPVVANKFLQTIDRNAERLKLLIEDLLTISELESGRIQLNLQTIPLKPLVAKVLSDFKSRAQARQTSLVDNVPDMQIRADADRLEQVLCNLIDNAIKYGRSAGTVTVSARALGDAQIEVCVQDDGPGIPPDSIERVFERFYRVDKARSREQGGTGLGLSIVKHIVQSHSGRAWARSQLGQGASFYFTLPDSEGLQERGLPESSSLREGRVAQGSELPQLRNEARGLAQNAGVGQVKPITQ
- a CDS encoding lactate/malate dehydrogenase family protein, with protein sequence MKITIIGGGGRVGSCAAYALQCEGLMAELQILDANKDLMEGEALDLLHGSAFAGDQKIYPGDYARAADSDLFLITAGLRRKPDESRLDLINRNVTLFLQILDSIKSAGMRPDAHVLVVSNPVDILTHLAVRKLGLPWQQVYGLGTMLDTCRFSSFIADELKLAPTQVKALILGEHGDSMVPIWSSATVNGLPLSGLPECTPGFQNAVFERTKGSGAEVIKKKGGAGWAVGVAIREVVHTVLLNKKSLLPVSSLAQGVYGIDKICLSLPSVLGRKGIERQVELKLWPKEQMALQQSARALKETLAKAGA
- a CDS encoding response regulator transcription factor — translated: MRSKILVIDDEPEAVELVEFNLAQAGFDVLKATDGAEALKKAHAMIPSLIILDLMLPEIDGLEVCKILRRDTATAAIPIVMVTAKAAEIDRILGLELGADEYICKPFSPRELVLRVKKLLQRTQAATAEPDLHRFGELVIDPPRHLVSWRGKQIELTATEFKLLLLLAQRRGRVQSREQLLRDVWEYNNLIDTRTVDTHMRRLREKLGPAAKFLDTVRGVGYRFLEA